One Diospyros lotus cultivar Yz01 chromosome 1, ASM1463336v1, whole genome shotgun sequence genomic window carries:
- the LOC127811899 gene encoding cytochrome P450 72A397-like: MKKPCDEEESFYYFCCSVLRRLLFGSSSNSMDKADSCSAQSELELLFREYANREINALLWIGLILVTALLLRKLAGLFRLWAKGRPIPGPPSPSFFGHSRLFSVADLTEFLSKSHQIYGAVVKLWLGPTQLLVSIKDPEDIKDMLLKAVDKLPTAGRAFHLSFGRSSLFVSSFNEVQKRRDLLETEINGKLLERANVIPTKVLDCVMERILDVSNKGSLDCKMVSQHFAFTILGTTLFGDAFLSWSEAAIYEELLMTIAKEACFWASYRLIPFWRWGFWRYQYLCTKFRSLTQDIIQLRSHNFRVFYETDQKHNGRRNTVDGAVSLAPHFSIVGMPVNLLSPELDGHLNPREPCGNVISMMFHGCLTTAGLIGNVLVRLATNFEIQDKIHSEIVTVREGLQGKDQQGIGKMVLLLATLYESARLLPAGPLLQRCSLSHDLNLKTGVTIPSGAILVVPVQLVQMDDSNWGSDASQFNPYRFLSKAEKRSDSEEFVDMEWDSYFLKDPNENAAFLPFGYGTRACLGQKFAILGVATLFASLLEYYEIRLQPGFENNPEPVMNNCVLQLLPSPKIVFVKRNS, translated from the exons ATGAAGAAACCATGCGATGAAGAGGAATCCTTCTACTACTTCTGCTGCTCTGTGTTGCGTCGTCTTCTCTTCGGATCGTCGTCCAATTCCATGGACAAGGCCGATTCTTGCTCCGCCCAATCAGAACTGGAGTTGTTGTTCAGAGAGTACGCCAATAGAGAGATCAATGCCTTGCTGTGGATAGGGCTCATCCTCGTCACCGCTCTCTTGCTCCGCAAACTCGCCGGACTGTTCAGATTATGGGCCAAGGGCAGGCCCATCCCTGGTCCTCCCTCTCCCTCCTTCTTCGGCCACTCCCGCCTCTTCTCCGTGGCTGATCTTACCG AATTTTTGTCAAAGTCACACCAGATATATGGAGCAGTGGTCAAGTTATGGTTGGGTCCTACTCAACTTCTGGTATCAATAAAAGATCCAGAAGATATTAAAGATATGCTCCTGAAGGCTGTGGATAAATTGCCAACGGCAGGAAGAGCATTCCACTTATCCTTTGGGCGATCAAGCCTCTTTGTATCCTCCTTTAATGAG GTACAGAAGAGAAGGGACTTATTAGAAACAGAAATAAATGGGAAACTGCTTGAGAGAGCAAATGTGATTCCCACAAAAGTTCTGGACTGTGTGATGGAAAGGATTCTAGATGTCTCCAACAAAGGGAGTTTGGACTGTAAAATGGTTTCTCAGCATTTTGCTTTTACCATCTTGGGAACTACACTCTTTGGGGATGCTTTTTTGTCTTGGTCTGAGGCAGCTATTTATGAAGAACTTCTTATGACGATTGCCAAGGAAGCTTGCTTTTGGGCCTCATATCGTCTTATTCCTTTCTGGAGATGGGGATTCTGGAGATACCAGTATCTTTGTACAAAGTTCAGATCCTTAACCCAGGACATCATTCAACTGCGTAGTCACAATTTCAGGGTATTTTATGAAACGGATCAGAAAcataatggaagaagaaatacaGTGGATGGTGCTGTCTCTCTTGCTCCACATTTTTCTATTGTTGGGATGCCAGTTAACTTACTGTCACCAGAGCTTGATGGCCATCTGAATCCAAGAGAGCCATGTGGAAATGTGATAAGCATGATGTTCCATGGGTGTCTAACAACTGCAGGTCTTATTGGTAACGTCTTAGTGAGGCTTGCAACAAACTTTGAAATACAAGATAAG ATTCACTCAGAGATTGTTACTGTGCGGGAAGGTTTACAAGGAAAAGACCAACAAGGAATTGGTAAGATGGTCCTTTTATTGGCAACTTTATATGAGTCTGCTCGACTTCTTCCAGCCGGGCCCTTGCTACAAAGATGTTCTCTTAGTCATG ACTTAAATCTTAAAACAGGAGTAACAATACCATCTGGAGCCATACTTGTTGTCCCAGTACAGCTGGTACAAATGGATGATTCCAATTGGGGGAGCGATGCTAGTCAGTTTAACCCATACCGTTTTCTGTCAAAGGCTGAGAAGAGATCTGATTCAG AAGAATTTGTGGATATGGAATGGGACTCATATTTTCTGAAGGATCCCAATGAAAATGCTGCATTTCTGCCATTTGGATATGGAACTCGAGCCTGTCTTGGCCAGAAATTTGCAATCCTAGGAGTGGCCACACTTTTTGCCTCATTGCTTGAGTACTACGAG
- the LOC127796464 gene encoding B3 domain-containing protein Os01g0234100-like isoform X1 has protein sequence MAESQCPASPSSRMDERKPLEARRKMFRRKPLNPKPSLQKRKERPSRNTKTFTSESEGAVIIGHNEGIQFRSSAMERAKEVQENLGVEFPSFVKSMLRSHVAGGFWLGLPKRFCDLNLPKHVETIILVDERGKEYRTKYLADKTGLSAGWRGFSIAHELAEGDVIVFQLVQACKFKVYILRANAFTEVDGATGLLNVDAQIKTTDADQDQNLEVHDNEGKESIDQVSLEFHHDNAQEHSAMILDASAEPATDQSVNESEGSGSKLLAGIRFAESVVDFKDIKSIDDFTIVADGLVIDSEIPRQVWTKYYELCRHKKSFLHGRLLQGLNCRLIAGIISETVNIADAIKASKITTSRRHFTTWDKTLKAFEDMGMDVGFLRARLDRLLSLVIEQEVLEAKKLERSQVEAEMRTLEVKLCNLEEEIEDIQANCSKLEVILMEEANAPW, from the exons ATGGCTGAATCTCAATGCCCTGCTTCTCCTTCCTCAAGG ATGGATGAGAGGAAGCCATTGGAAGCCAGGAGAAAGATGTTTAGGAGAAAGCCTTTGAATCCGAAACCTTCGTTGCAGAAGAGAAAA GAACGACCTTCAAGAAATACCAAGACATTCACAAG TGAATCAGAGGGGGCAGTGATCATTGGACATAATGAAGGTATCCAATTTAGGTCCTCCGCTATGGAAAGGGCAAAAGAGGTTCAAGAAAACCTAGGAGTCGAATTCCCTTCCTTTGTGAAGTCCATGCTGCGATCTCATGTTGCGGGAGGATTTTGGCTG GGTTTACCCAAGCGATTCTGCGATTTGAATTTACCCAAGCATGTTGAGACTATTATTTTGGTCGATGAAAGGGGCAAAGAGTACAGAACAAAGTATCTTGCAGATAAGACTGGACTGAGTGCTGGATGGAGAGGGTTTTCCATAGCACATGAATTGGCTGAGGGTGATGTTATAGTTTTTCAACTGGTTCAAGCTTGCAAGTTTAAG GTGTATATTTTGAGAGCAAATGCTTTCACCGAGGTAGATGGAGCTACTGGCCTCTTAAATGTGGATGCTCAAATAAAAACAACAGATGCTG ATCAAGATCAGAATTTGGAGGTCCATGATAATGAAGGCAAGGAATCTATTGACCAAGTTTCACTGGAATTCCATCATGATAATGCCCAAGAGCACAGCGCAATGATTTTGGACGCCAGTGCTGAGCCTGCCACAGATCAATCTGTGAATGAAAGTGAAGGTTCTGGCTCCAAACTGTTGGCAGGCATTAGATTTGCAGAATCTGTTGTTGACTTCAAAGACATAAAGAGCATCGACGATTTCACCATCGTGGCGGATGGCCTAGTCATCGACTCAGAGATACCCCGTCAAGTATGGACAAAATACTATGAGCTTTGCCGCCATAAAAAATCGTTCCTCCATGGTCGTCTACTTCAGGGGCTCAACTGCAGACTAATAGCGGGCATCATTTCTGAAACTGTCAACATTGCAGATGCCATTAAGGCTTCAAAGATTACAACATCTCGGCGCCATTTCACGACCTGGGACAAGACCCTGAAGGCATTCGAGGACATGGGCATGGACGTTGGCTTCCTGCGTGCAAGGCTTGATCGCCTTTTGAGCCTTGTGATTGAACAAGAGGTTTTGGAAGCTAAGAAACTTGAACGATCTCAGGTAGAGGCGGAGATGAGAACTCTTGAGGTGAAGCTCTGTAACCTAGAGGAAGAGATAGAGGACATACAGGCGAATTGCAGCAAGCTGGAGGTTATCTTAATGGAAGAGGCTAATGCTCCATGGTGA
- the LOC127796464 gene encoding B3 domain-containing protein Os01g0234100-like isoform X2 → MERAKEVQENLGVEFPSFVKSMLRSHVAGGFWLGLPKRFCDLNLPKHVETIILVDERGKEYRTKYLADKTGLSAGWRGFSIAHELAEGDVIVFQLVQACKFKVYILRANAFTEVDGATGLLNVDAQIKTTDADQDQNLEVHDNEGKESIDQVSLEFHHDNAQEHSAMILDASAEPATDQSVNESEGSGSKLLAGIRFAESVVDFKDIKSIDDFTIVADGLVIDSEIPRQVWTKYYELCRHKKSFLHGRLLQGLNCRLIAGIISETVNIADAIKASKITTSRRHFTTWDKTLKAFEDMGMDVGFLRARLDRLLSLVIEQEVLEAKKLERSQVEAEMRTLEVKLCNLEEEIEDIQANCSKLEVILMEEANAPW, encoded by the exons ATGGAAAGGGCAAAAGAGGTTCAAGAAAACCTAGGAGTCGAATTCCCTTCCTTTGTGAAGTCCATGCTGCGATCTCATGTTGCGGGAGGATTTTGGCTG GGTTTACCCAAGCGATTCTGCGATTTGAATTTACCCAAGCATGTTGAGACTATTATTTTGGTCGATGAAAGGGGCAAAGAGTACAGAACAAAGTATCTTGCAGATAAGACTGGACTGAGTGCTGGATGGAGAGGGTTTTCCATAGCACATGAATTGGCTGAGGGTGATGTTATAGTTTTTCAACTGGTTCAAGCTTGCAAGTTTAAG GTGTATATTTTGAGAGCAAATGCTTTCACCGAGGTAGATGGAGCTACTGGCCTCTTAAATGTGGATGCTCAAATAAAAACAACAGATGCTG ATCAAGATCAGAATTTGGAGGTCCATGATAATGAAGGCAAGGAATCTATTGACCAAGTTTCACTGGAATTCCATCATGATAATGCCCAAGAGCACAGCGCAATGATTTTGGACGCCAGTGCTGAGCCTGCCACAGATCAATCTGTGAATGAAAGTGAAGGTTCTGGCTCCAAACTGTTGGCAGGCATTAGATTTGCAGAATCTGTTGTTGACTTCAAAGACATAAAGAGCATCGACGATTTCACCATCGTGGCGGATGGCCTAGTCATCGACTCAGAGATACCCCGTCAAGTATGGACAAAATACTATGAGCTTTGCCGCCATAAAAAATCGTTCCTCCATGGTCGTCTACTTCAGGGGCTCAACTGCAGACTAATAGCGGGCATCATTTCTGAAACTGTCAACATTGCAGATGCCATTAAGGCTTCAAAGATTACAACATCTCGGCGCCATTTCACGACCTGGGACAAGACCCTGAAGGCATTCGAGGACATGGGCATGGACGTTGGCTTCCTGCGTGCAAGGCTTGATCGCCTTTTGAGCCTTGTGATTGAACAAGAGGTTTTGGAAGCTAAGAAACTTGAACGATCTCAGGTAGAGGCGGAGATGAGAACTCTTGAGGTGAAGCTCTGTAACCTAGAGGAAGAGATAGAGGACATACAGGCGAATTGCAGCAAGCTGGAGGTTATCTTAATGGAAGAGGCTAATGCTCCATGGTGA
- the LOC127794678 gene encoding probable carboxylesterase 12, which translates to MDVTSSELVFDFPFFIRAYKDGRIERLIGTDVVPPSTNPVTGVQSKDVVLVPETGLSVRLYLPKTAADPGHKLPLLLYFHGGGFCIETASSPTYHNYLNSLVDEAKVVVVSVDYRRAPEYPLPVAYDDSWAAVKWAASHSAGGGPEMWLNDYVDFDRVFFAGDSAGGNIAHNMALRIGSEGINGIKVVGMVLIHPFFWGKDPIGVPDQGDGGAPPSGLADKLWMFVCPTSSGSDDPLINPVKDPKFGSLGCVKVLVCVAEKDSLRDRGRYYCEELGKSGWRGTAEIMEAAGENHVFHLFSPATDNAVAMLKRVASFINDEGNS; encoded by the coding sequence ATGGATGTAACCTCATCAGAACTGGTCTTCGATTTCCCCTTCTTTATCAGAGCATACAAAGACGGCCGTATAGAGAGACTCATCGGCACCGATGTCGTCCCCCCGTCGACCAATCCTGTCACCGGAGTCCAGTCCAAGGACGTCGTTCTAGTCCCGGAGACCGGCCTTTCCGTCCGGCTCTACCTCCCCAAAACCGCCGCCGACCCGGGACACAAGCTCCCTCTTCTGCTCTACTTCCACGGCGGTGGCTTCTGCATAGAGACTGCCTCCTCGCCGACGTACCACAACTATCTCAATTCCCTCGTCGACGAGGCCAAAGTAGTCGTGGTGTCGGTCGACTACAGACGAGCCCCCGAGTACCCTCTCCCGGTAGCTTACGACGATTCCTGGGCCGCCGTCAAATGGGCTGCTTCACACTCCGCAGGAGGCGGCCCGGAGATGTGGCTGAACGACTATGTCGACTTTGATCGTGTGTTCTTCGCCGGAGATAGCGCCGGAGGTAACATAGCCCACAACATGGCGTTGCGAATCGGGTCGGAGGGGATCAACGGAATCAAGGTTGTGGGTATGGTCCTGATCCACCCGTTCTTTTGGGGAAAGGACCCAATTGGAGTTCCCGATCAAGGCGATGGCGGCGCTCCTCCGTCGGGGCTCGCAGACAAGCTGTGGATGTTCGTTTGTCCGACGTCAAGCGGGTCAGACGACCCGCTGATCAACCCGGTGAAGGATCCGAAGTTCGGAAGCCTGGGCTGCGTGAAGGTGCTGGTTTGTGTTGCCGAGAAAGATTCGCTGAGAGATAGGGGGAGGTATTACTGCGAGGAACTGGGGAAGAGTGGTTGGCGAGGGACGGCAGAGATTATGGAGGCCGCTGGAGAGAACCATGTCTTCCATTTGTTCTCGCCCGCTACCGACAACGCCGTGGCCATGCTCAAGCGCGTGGCTTCGTTCATCAATGATGAGGGTAATTCCTAG